Proteins found in one Paenibacillus dendritiformis genomic segment:
- a CDS encoding AraC family transcriptional regulator, with product MVSFWTRKWMGRLWFRFLLPYLLFLILTLTAGWIAYQETIDVLEREVLERNDKALHQAQTLLETRIAEVESIVQQVADHPKVRGFQVVQKPFAGTNTYKVMSTQKALDDYSISNRFLKDYFIVFRNSSLVISPHRVESLDSFYGDVLRYRDWDMAEWREQTLETYHSKDFIGLHTVKYGTTEEEMITYIRSLGYPGYYQGAVVALIPHAEVGKLLSGINVQAGGWVRVMDTSGQLIGQAMDEAGSGQPGGEVDLAAILERSNPHYRTELNGRDMLVSKTTSPKTGWTYIAAQPADEVLESVHAMKRTTFTLVGLSLVVIVLLALWLSRRNSRPLEGLYSYVHTNAKPGMAQRSRKSDIFGYLRDAFTELLETTKTLDQKLSERQEYARMAVFDRWLRGGYATEQQLESSLAHAGLQRSATMYAVAVLHLGWHGDDWSAPVLDEMGLKMLVVKETASGLDRIPFDLHEVGQDQVALLFYGTEAEADGDGPARFAALMAQTLMELNERLKSAHILPMYTIGGIVTDRMDVPRSLEQAQQLYGMSDGSQDLIWWNEEEHSDAGMYRFNAEMENRLTHAVRGGDEEEVARLCQTVWQDNWEKRPLTCPMERWLLMDMYAAAMKLAQSLDLPLQTDSATFQQKVLKKGSELHKLFPLVRNEFVQLSRTVHERKRSRNATLLEDMMACIREGYVDSSLSLTVISDRLQVSEAYVSAFFKEQTGRNFSDYVEELRLEHAKQLMREGDALTSIAERVGYNSLNSFSRAFKRAHGMSATEYRKWLSEQKRNNDSS from the coding sequence AGGTGGAATCCATCGTTCAGCAGGTAGCCGATCACCCGAAGGTGAGAGGCTTTCAAGTCGTACAGAAGCCTTTTGCCGGCACGAACACGTACAAAGTGATGAGCACGCAAAAGGCGCTTGATGATTACAGCATCAGCAACCGATTTTTGAAGGATTATTTTATCGTATTCCGCAACAGCTCGCTCGTCATCTCTCCGCACCGGGTGGAGTCGCTTGATTCATTCTACGGGGATGTGCTCCGCTATCGGGATTGGGATATGGCCGAATGGCGGGAGCAGACGCTGGAGACGTATCATTCCAAAGATTTCATCGGCCTGCATACCGTTAAATACGGAACAACCGAGGAGGAGATGATCACTTACATCCGTTCGCTTGGGTATCCCGGTTATTACCAGGGAGCGGTCGTGGCGCTCATCCCGCATGCGGAAGTGGGAAAGCTGCTCAGCGGCATCAATGTGCAGGCCGGGGGCTGGGTGCGCGTGATGGATACAAGCGGACAGCTCATCGGCCAGGCCATGGACGAAGCCGGGAGCGGACAGCCGGGAGGAGAGGTTGATCTGGCCGCCATCCTGGAACGGTCGAACCCCCATTACCGTACCGAGCTGAACGGGAGGGACATGCTCGTCTCGAAGACGACGTCCCCGAAGACGGGCTGGACGTATATCGCCGCGCAGCCGGCGGACGAGGTGCTGGAGAGCGTCCACGCGATGAAGAGGACGACCTTCACGCTGGTAGGGTTGTCGCTCGTCGTCATCGTGCTGCTGGCGCTGTGGCTGTCCCGCCGTAACAGCCGGCCCTTGGAAGGTCTGTACTCCTATGTCCATACGAACGCGAAGCCGGGAATGGCGCAGCGAAGCCGCAAGTCCGACATCTTCGGCTATTTGCGCGATGCGTTCACAGAACTGCTCGAGACGACGAAGACGCTTGATCAGAAGCTGAGCGAGCGGCAGGAATATGCCCGCATGGCCGTCTTCGATCGCTGGCTGCGCGGGGGATACGCCACCGAACAGCAGCTGGAGTCCTCGCTCGCGCATGCGGGATTGCAGCGCAGCGCTACGATGTATGCGGTCGCGGTGCTTCATCTCGGCTGGCATGGCGACGATTGGAGCGCCCCGGTCCTCGATGAGATGGGGCTGAAAATGCTTGTCGTGAAGGAGACGGCGTCCGGCTTGGATCGGATTCCCTTCGATCTTCACGAGGTAGGCCAGGATCAGGTTGCCTTGCTGTTCTACGGCACCGAGGCGGAAGCGGACGGTGATGGACCTGCCCGCTTCGCGGCCTTGATGGCACAGACCTTGATGGAATTGAACGAGCGCCTGAAGAGCGCCCATATATTGCCGATGTATACGATCGGCGGCATCGTCACCGATCGGATGGATGTGCCGCGGTCGCTGGAACAGGCGCAGCAGCTGTACGGAATGTCCGACGGGAGCCAGGATCTGATCTGGTGGAACGAGGAGGAGCACTCGGATGCGGGAATGTACCGGTTCAACGCCGAGATGGAGAACCGGCTCACGCACGCCGTCCGCGGCGGGGATGAGGAAGAGGTGGCGAGGTTATGCCAGACCGTCTGGCAGGACAACTGGGAGAAGCGGCCGCTTACCTGTCCGATGGAACGCTGGCTGCTGATGGATATGTATGCCGCGGCCATGAAGCTGGCGCAGTCGCTCGATCTGCCGCTGCAGACCGATAGCGCGACCTTTCAGCAAAAAGTATTAAAGAAAGGGTCGGAGCTGCATAAGCTGTTCCCGCTTGTCCGGAACGAATTCGTTCAATTGAGCCGGACTGTGCATGAACGGAAGCGCAGCCGCAACGCGACGCTGCTGGAGGATATGATGGCCTGCATTCGCGAAGGCTATGTTGATTCCTCGCTGTCTCTCACCGTCATCTCGGATCGGCTGCAGGTGTCGGAAGCGTATGTATCCGCGTTTTTCAAGGAACAGACCGGCCGGAATTTCTCGGATTATGTGGAGGAGCTGAGGCTGGAGCATGCCAAGCAATTAATGCGGGAAGGGGACGCCTTGACCTCGATTGCCGAGCGGGTCGGCTACAATTCCTTGAACTCGTTCAGCCGCGCATTCAAGCGCGCGCACGGGATGAGCGCCACCGAATATCGAAAATGGTTAAGTGAACAAAAAAGGAATAACGACTCTTCGTAA
- a CDS encoding carbohydrate ABC transporter permease: MDSLAHDKSDRIFHLVNNAALGVFLLIVLYPLLYVVSASFSSASAVISGKVWLWPVEFSLDGYEAVFRHRMVWTGLQNTLLYTFAGTLISVLVTVLAAYPLSRNDFKGRRGFTLLFVFTMMFNGGLIPTYLLVKELGMLDTVWAMVVPAALSVWNVMIMMTYFRTSIPLELLESAQMDGCNDFTFLLRIVLPLSGPIIAVVTLFYAVDQWNQYFNALIFLKSEKLFPLQLVLRDILVQNQVSQETLGDAKTAAARQGLRELLKYSLIVVSSVPLLAIYPFVQKYFVKGMMIGSIKG; the protein is encoded by the coding sequence ATGGATTCACTGGCTCATGATAAAAGCGACCGTATCTTTCATCTCGTGAACAATGCGGCGCTTGGCGTATTTCTCCTTATCGTGCTGTATCCGCTGCTGTATGTCGTAAGCGCTTCCTTCAGCTCGGCGAGCGCCGTCATTTCCGGCAAAGTATGGCTGTGGCCGGTCGAGTTCTCGCTGGACGGCTATGAAGCCGTATTCCGGCACCGGATGGTATGGACCGGTCTGCAGAACACGCTCCTCTATACATTCGCCGGCACGTTGATCAGCGTGCTGGTCACCGTGCTGGCGGCTTACCCGCTGTCCCGGAACGACTTCAAGGGGAGACGAGGCTTCACGCTGCTGTTCGTATTCACGATGATGTTCAACGGCGGGCTGATTCCGACCTATCTGCTCGTGAAAGAGCTCGGCATGCTGGATACGGTCTGGGCCATGGTTGTCCCGGCGGCCTTGTCCGTCTGGAATGTGATGATTATGATGACGTATTTCCGCACCAGCATTCCGCTGGAGCTGCTGGAATCGGCGCAGATGGACGGCTGCAACGACTTCACCTTCCTGCTGCGCATTGTGCTTCCTTTGTCAGGGCCAATCATCGCCGTAGTAACCTTGTTCTACGCGGTGGACCAGTGGAATCAGTATTTCAATGCCTTGATTTTCCTGAAATCTGAGAAATTGTTCCCGCTGCAGCTCGTTCTCCGGGATATTCTCGTCCAGAACCAAGTCAGCCAGGAGACGCTTGGGGACGCGAAGACGGCAGCCGCTCGCCAAGGGTTGCGGGAGCTGCTCAAATACTCTCTCATCGTTGTATCTTCCGTGCCGCTGTTGGCTATCTATCCGTTCGTGCAGAAATATTTCGTGAAGGGCATGATGATTGGCTCGATCAAAGGATAA
- a CDS encoding ABC transporter substrate-binding protein encodes MRWKRWSTACLAAVMTLSLLLTACSGSGDNASGTNDGGQAGESIVTAKGTYPIVEEKVTLKVMVPSEALVENFETNEFTKWYEEKTNVHVEWIVVPQQSASEKLNLMLASGDYPDVIMRFGVTPAQQMIYGKQGVFLPLNDLIEQYGDKFKKVLDSNEGLATAITAPDGNIYALPSINDCYHCSMAQKMWIYKPWLDKLGLDVPTTTDELYTVLKAFKEKDPNGNGKADEVPLTGAPRGSGWYSSIDAFLMNSFVLNPVFSESRSHMYVEDGRIQVAFDKPGWRDGLAYMNKLYKEGLIDPQIFTQDSDQLLKLGETSGDPIVGAAFGGHQGVFTQIAGESGRWLDYVTVPPLKGPNGVQYAAYDPFGYSVGSYLITKNAKHPDVAFRWADGFYDEEVSLRTTIGRPGEEWREAKEGEIGINGKPAKWAKLKEYGQIQNVHWEQTAPTNRSNELRLSSAVPNNGEPSLEVILYNETKNNYDPYKPSADMAVPQLFFTDEQAAELSDLSKTINDYVDEMMARFVIGDADLEKDWDTYLQTLEGMNLPRFLEIFQTAYDSKK; translated from the coding sequence ATGAGATGGAAGCGTTGGAGTACGGCATGTCTGGCGGCGGTGATGACGCTATCGCTCCTGCTGACCGCCTGCTCGGGGAGCGGCGATAATGCGAGCGGAACGAATGACGGCGGCCAGGCAGGCGAATCAATCGTGACGGCCAAGGGCACGTACCCGATCGTAGAAGAGAAGGTGACGCTGAAGGTCATGGTTCCATCGGAGGCGCTGGTGGAAAATTTCGAGACGAACGAGTTCACGAAATGGTATGAAGAGAAGACGAACGTGCATGTGGAATGGATCGTCGTGCCGCAGCAGAGCGCCAGCGAGAAGTTGAATCTGATGCTCGCTTCAGGCGACTATCCGGACGTCATCATGAGATTCGGCGTCACGCCGGCGCAGCAGATGATCTATGGCAAGCAAGGCGTGTTCCTGCCGCTCAATGACCTGATCGAGCAGTACGGCGACAAGTTCAAGAAGGTGCTGGACAGCAATGAGGGGCTGGCCACCGCGATCACGGCGCCGGACGGCAACATTTATGCGCTGCCGAGCATCAACGACTGCTACCATTGCTCGATGGCGCAGAAGATGTGGATCTACAAGCCGTGGCTCGACAAGCTGGGCCTGGACGTGCCGACGACGACGGATGAGCTGTATACCGTATTGAAGGCGTTCAAGGAAAAGGATCCGAACGGGAACGGCAAGGCCGATGAAGTGCCGCTTACGGGAGCTCCGCGCGGCAGCGGCTGGTATTCGTCCATCGACGCGTTCCTGATGAACTCCTTCGTGCTGAACCCGGTATTCAGCGAATCGCGCAGTCATATGTACGTGGAAGACGGACGCATTCAAGTCGCCTTCGACAAGCCGGGCTGGCGTGACGGTCTCGCCTATATGAACAAGCTGTACAAGGAAGGCTTGATCGATCCGCAAATCTTCACGCAGGACAGCGATCAACTGCTGAAGCTGGGCGAAACGTCCGGCGATCCGATTGTCGGGGCGGCCTTTGGGGGACATCAGGGCGTCTTCACCCAGATTGCCGGGGAGAGCGGCCGCTGGCTCGACTATGTGACCGTGCCGCCATTGAAGGGACCGAACGGCGTCCAGTATGCCGCCTATGACCCATTCGGGTACTCGGTCGGATCGTATCTCATTACGAAAAACGCGAAGCACCCGGATGTCGCCTTCCGTTGGGCGGACGGCTTTTATGATGAAGAAGTATCGCTGCGCACAACGATTGGACGTCCGGGCGAGGAGTGGCGCGAAGCGAAGGAAGGCGAAATCGGCATCAACGGCAAGCCGGCCAAGTGGGCGAAGCTGAAGGAATACGGGCAAATTCAGAACGTCCACTGGGAGCAGACGGCGCCGACGAACCGCTCGAACGAGCTTCGCTTGAGCTCGGCCGTTCCTAATAACGGCGAGCCGAGTCTAGAAGTGATCCTTTATAATGAAACGAAAAATAATTACGATCCATACAAGCCAAGCGCGGATATGGCCGTGCCGCAGCTGTTCTTCACCGATGAGCAGGCCGCAGAGCTGTCCGACCTGTCGAAGACGATCAACGACTATGTCGACGAAATGATGGCCCGCTTCGTCATCGGCGACGCGGATCTGGAGAAAGACTGGGATACCTATCTCCAGACCCTCGAAGGGATGAACCTGCCGCGCTTCCTGGAGATATTCCAGACCGCCTACGACAGCAAAAAATAA
- a CDS encoding type II toxin-antitoxin system HicB family antitoxin encodes MPNYIYPVVVEETPTGVSIYFPDFPGTAVTAPSVVTGIKDAKVMLMHRIEEMNDNNEPVPEPSEISAIQLEEPSDRIIYVDVFVIPPADDKTVTKNCTLPKWLRDAGEEANLNFSQLLQQSVREALGIEKRP; translated from the coding sequence ATGCCGAATTACATCTATCCTGTTGTTGTCGAAGAGACGCCTACTGGTGTAAGCATATACTTTCCGGATTTCCCGGGCACCGCTGTAACAGCCCCGTCCGTCGTCACTGGTATTAAAGATGCCAAGGTTATGCTTATGCATCGTATCGAAGAAATGAACGACAACAATGAACCTGTGCCAGAGCCTTCCGAGATTAGTGCTATCCAACTGGAAGAGCCGAGCGACCGGATTATCTATGTTGATGTCTTCGTGATCCCACCTGCGGACGACAAGACAGTAACCAAAAACTGTACCCTGCCGAAATGGCTCCGTGATGCTGGAGAGGAGGCGAATCTTAACTTTTCGCAATTACTCCAGCAATCGGTTCGCGAAGCTCTAGGCATAGAAAAGCGGCCATGA
- a CDS encoding ABC transporter permease, which translates to MSEQWQPEARSSIPAAAAIPVRKSAFVSYLKRSWQLYALFALPLLYVILFKYGPMVGAQIAFKDYNVVKGMWASDWIGFKHFARFFNSYDFWRIMQNTLIISLYSLAVSTPLPVLLALSLNAVRIRWFKNTVQMVSYAPHFISTVVMVGLLLQFLDPRSGMINQFLGLFGVDPIHFMGEMQFFKSIFVWSGIWQHIGFSCIIYLAALSTVDPALHEAAVLDGAGRVKRIWHIDMPAVLPIAMILLILNTGQLLETGFEKIYLMQNPLNLKTSEVIDTYVYKIGLLSQAMNFSYATAIGLFKSVISLLLIVMVNYTARKTGQESLW; encoded by the coding sequence TTGTCGGAACAATGGCAGCCAGAGGCAAGATCATCCATTCCGGCAGCGGCGGCGATACCGGTGCGCAAGTCCGCGTTCGTATCCTATTTGAAGCGATCATGGCAGCTATACGCGCTGTTCGCCCTTCCGCTGCTCTATGTCATTCTTTTCAAGTACGGTCCGATGGTCGGCGCCCAGATCGCCTTCAAGGACTACAACGTCGTCAAGGGCATGTGGGCAAGCGATTGGATCGGATTCAAGCATTTTGCGCGCTTCTTCAACTCCTATGATTTCTGGCGCATTATGCAGAACACGCTGATTATCAGCCTTTATTCCCTTGCGGTCAGTACGCCGTTGCCTGTGCTGCTCGCCCTGAGCCTGAATGCGGTCCGGATACGGTGGTTCAAAAATACGGTGCAAATGGTCAGCTACGCGCCCCATTTCATCTCTACCGTCGTCATGGTCGGCCTGCTGCTGCAGTTCCTCGATCCCCGCTCAGGCATGATCAATCAGTTTTTGGGGCTGTTCGGGGTAGATCCGATTCATTTTATGGGGGAAATGCAGTTCTTCAAATCGATATTTGTCTGGTCCGGCATCTGGCAGCATATCGGATTCTCCTGCATTATCTATCTTGCTGCGCTGTCCACCGTCGATCCGGCCCTGCATGAGGCCGCCGTGCTGGATGGAGCCGGGCGGGTGAAGCGAATCTGGCATATCGATATGCCGGCAGTGCTCCCGATCGCGATGATTCTGCTCATCTTGAACACGGGGCAACTGCTGGAGACCGGATTCGAGAAGATTTACTTGATGCAGAATCCGCTGAATCTGAAGACATCGGAAGTGATTGACACCTACGTGTACAAAATCGGATTGCTGTCCCAAGCGATGAATTTCTCCTACGCGACGGCCATCGGCCTGTTCAAGTCGGTAATATCGCTCTTGCTTATCGTGATGGTCAATTATACCGCCCGCAAGACCGGGCAGGAGAGCTTATGGTGA
- a CDS encoding ABC transporter substrate-binding protein, with the protein MRRKAVLLLTLIVAAASVIAACGKIGGEDGSKSDQSLNSEPFDLKLRHIQLGDANKNRLARLEAVVKKTQEQHPGLTIRLDGVDSEVNRKDKLRSEMAAGNPPDIFDTFGSPDVGLYAKEGLVLDIAPILQELGLKDKFLNLEPWTHDGKIYGLPNGGSIEGYFYNKQYFVEKELELPKTLADLESIADKIKADGKIPFARASKDAWVPLMTINNLWSYYTGPQFTAGFKTGESKWTDPRMVEAISKHQEWVNKGYFKRGELGLEYADQRTQLLTGEAIMMFDGTWGSSGLTEEKTADGKSKFGFFLMPPLKEGDGISAMVDTNNGYAFSAKVAEDPRKLEAVKSFILNFYNEEIQLLGLMEDGVLPSLKMEQSKMEQVVDSGLILEIIQRTNEVRYRWPAFDALIQAEVDTELRIGIQRVMEGDLEPAAMLAAVQKMQDEANMALR; encoded by the coding sequence ATGAGAAGAAAGGCTGTTCTTCTTCTCACGCTGATCGTGGCGGCGGCGTCCGTGATTGCCGCCTGTGGCAAGATTGGCGGCGAAGACGGTTCCAAGTCCGATCAATCATTAAATAGTGAACCGTTCGATCTGAAGCTGCGGCATATTCAGCTCGGAGACGCGAATAAGAACCGTCTCGCTCGTCTTGAAGCGGTCGTGAAGAAGACGCAGGAGCAGCATCCGGGTCTTACGATCAGGCTGGATGGGGTCGACAGCGAGGTGAACCGCAAGGATAAGCTGAGAAGCGAGATGGCGGCCGGCAATCCGCCGGACATTTTCGATACATTCGGCAGTCCGGATGTCGGTCTGTATGCCAAGGAAGGCCTTGTGCTGGATATTGCGCCGATTCTGCAGGAGCTCGGTTTGAAGGACAAGTTCCTCAACCTGGAACCGTGGACGCATGACGGGAAGATTTATGGCTTGCCGAACGGCGGATCCATTGAAGGCTATTTTTATAATAAACAGTATTTTGTGGAAAAGGAGCTGGAATTGCCGAAGACGCTGGCTGATCTGGAGTCCATCGCGGACAAGATCAAAGCCGACGGTAAAATCCCGTTCGCCCGGGCTTCCAAGGATGCCTGGGTTCCGCTCATGACAATTAACAATCTGTGGTCGTACTATACCGGCCCTCAGTTCACCGCAGGCTTCAAGACCGGCGAATCGAAGTGGACCGACCCGCGGATGGTGGAAGCGATCTCGAAGCATCAGGAATGGGTGAACAAAGGTTATTTTAAGCGTGGCGAGCTCGGATTGGAGTATGCGGATCAGCGCACTCAGCTTCTGACTGGAGAAGCGATCATGATGTTCGACGGGACCTGGGGATCTTCCGGTCTGACGGAGGAGAAGACGGCTGACGGCAAGAGCAAATTCGGCTTCTTTCTGATGCCGCCGCTCAAGGAAGGCGATGGCATAAGCGCAATGGTGGATACGAACAACGGGTATGCGTTCTCGGCCAAGGTGGCGGAGGATCCGCGCAAGCTGGAGGCGGTCAAGTCGTTCATCCTCAATTTTTATAATGAAGAGATTCAATTGCTGGGCCTGATGGAAGACGGCGTGCTGCCGTCTCTGAAGATGGAGCAGTCGAAGATGGAGCAGGTGGTCGACAGCGGCCTTATTCTTGAGATTATCCAGCGCACCAATGAAGTTCGGTACAGATGGCCGGCGTTCGACGCATTAATCCAGGCCGAGGTCGACACCGAGCTGCGCATCGGCATTCAGCGCGTCATGGAAGGCGATCTCGAGCCGGCCGCTATGCTTGCCGCCGTGCAGAAGATGCAGGACGAAGCGAACATGGCCTTGAGATAA
- a CDS encoding type II toxin-antitoxin system HicA family toxin, giving the protein MRVIIDCEGREKQLGKQRTVREVLQALKAAGFYKSPTHGKGTSHRRYIHKDDPTRYADVSYHSSGEVLAKGTLKSIERTSGVKFCP; this is encoded by the coding sequence ATGCGTGTTATCATAGATTGTGAAGGGAGGGAGAAACAGTTGGGGAAGCAACGTACCGTCAGGGAAGTCTTACAAGCGCTCAAAGCCGCGGGGTTCTACAAATCCCCCACTCACGGTAAGGGCACGAGCCACCGTCGGTACATACACAAGGACGACCCTACGCGGTACGCCGATGTCAGTTACCATTCAAGCGGCGAGGTTTTAGCGAAGGGCACGTTAAAAAGTATTGAGAGAACATCAGGGGTTAAATTTTGCCCCTGA